The proteins below are encoded in one region of Bdellovibrionota bacterium:
- a CDS encoding CPBP family intramembrane glutamic endopeptidase has translation IPSMRSLVGDFASLIGPLEGREIFFLSIFSALGEEFFFRGLIQGKFGFWVASLAFGLLHVGPTRRFLPWTLFATAIGFFLGWLYIWRQDLLTPVVTHFLVNLINLRLLRRQGPGNS, from the coding sequence TGATTCCGTCCATGCGGTCGTTGGTGGGCGATTTCGCGAGTCTCATCGGGCCGTTGGAGGGCCGGGAAATTTTTTTCCTCTCGATTTTCTCGGCATTAGGCGAGGAATTCTTTTTCCGCGGCCTTATTCAAGGGAAGTTCGGCTTTTGGGTTGCCTCCCTCGCCTTCGGCTTGCTTCATGTGGGTCCGACGCGCCGGTTCTTGCCCTGGACGCTCTTTGCAACAGCCATAGGGTTCTTTCTCGGCTGGCTTTACATTTGGCGGCAGGACCTTCTCACGCCGGTCGTCACGCACTTCCTGGTAAATCTCATCAACCTGCGGTTGCTGCGACGTCAGGGGCCGGGGAATTCGTAG